A single genomic interval of Nitratidesulfovibrio sp. SRB-5 harbors:
- a CDS encoding IMPACT family protein, with protein sequence MTDQRTSTPSGAAPGAETATGESAPPAGQPTPARYPVPFLSGQSGRTDAAGPEALAQGAELVHIAGFSGGVGFAGGVYRREDSIKRSRFIVSVAHAPDTATARAFIEAVRAEFADATHNCWAFAAGPPGDTARIGCSDDGEPHGTAGRPMLQQLLHGGVGEVAAVVTRYFGGVKLGTGGLVRAYAAMARLGLDGLPLRQRIVPARVSVVLAHGRAGALRRLLPAYEAAILSEVHGADVECIIGLPVEHTAAFMAAVIDMAAGEALVDVLPPAED encoded by the coding sequence ATGACCGACCAGCGTACCAGTACTCCATCCGGGGCCGCGCCGGGAGCGGAAACCGCAACGGGCGAATCCGCACCCCCGGCGGGGCAGCCCACCCCCGCCCGCTATCCGGTGCCCTTTCTGTCCGGCCAGTCAGGCAGGACGGACGCGGCAGGGCCGGAGGCCCTGGCGCAGGGCGCGGAACTGGTCCATATTGCCGGGTTTTCCGGAGGGGTCGGTTTTGCCGGGGGCGTGTACCGGCGGGAAGACTCCATCAAGCGCAGCCGGTTCATAGTCAGCGTGGCCCACGCGCCGGACACGGCCACGGCGCGGGCCTTCATCGAGGCGGTGCGCGCCGAATTCGCCGACGCCACCCACAACTGCTGGGCCTTTGCCGCCGGGCCGCCGGGCGACACCGCCCGCATCGGGTGCAGCGACGACGGCGAGCCCCACGGCACCGCCGGTCGCCCCATGCTGCAGCAACTGCTGCACGGCGGCGTGGGCGAGGTGGCGGCGGTGGTGACACGATATTTCGGCGGGGTCAAGCTGGGCACCGGCGGGCTGGTGCGGGCCTATGCGGCCATGGCCCGGCTGGGGCTGGACGGCCTGCCCCTGCGCCAGCGCATCGTGCCCGCGCGGGTGTCGGTGGTGCTGGCCCACGGCAGGGCCGGGGCGTTGCGGCGGCTGCTGCCCGCATACGAGGCGGCCATCCTGTCCGAAGTGCACGGGGCCGACGTGGAATGCATCATCGGCCTGCCCGTGGAGCACACCGCCGCATTCATGGCCGCCGTCATCGACATGGCCGCCGGTGAGGCGCTGGTGGACGTGCTGCCCCCGGCAGAAGATTGA
- the pgl gene encoding 6-phosphogluconolactonase: protein MPHRSVNLALHVMKDPAAMAEKTAQLLLERCERAVAARGVFTLALSGGSTPIPLFRLLATPAWLDRLPWEKIAVYWVDERCVEPDNPQSNYGVARRELLSLAPATRFYRMKGEMDPVEGAAAYESLLREHFDLEDGAWPRFDMVLLGMGEDGHTASLFPDGTGLAERTRLVIDQYVLATKSDRLTLTLPVLNNARCCVFLVSGREKHPVLARALDLLAEPTLPAQFVKPANGDLVWIVDEGAAKG from the coding sequence ATGCCTCACCGTTCCGTCAACCTTGCCCTGCACGTCATGAAAGACCCGGCCGCCATGGCCGAAAAGACCGCCCAACTGCTGCTGGAACGCTGCGAACGGGCCGTGGCCGCGCGCGGCGTGTTCACCCTGGCCCTGTCCGGCGGCAGCACGCCCATCCCGCTGTTCCGCCTGCTGGCCACCCCGGCCTGGCTCGACCGCCTGCCGTGGGAAAAGATCGCCGTATACTGGGTGGACGAACGCTGCGTGGAGCCGGACAACCCGCAGAGCAACTACGGCGTGGCCCGGCGCGAACTGCTGTCGCTGGCCCCGGCCACCCGCTTCTACCGCATGAAGGGCGAGATGGACCCGGTGGAGGGCGCCGCCGCCTACGAATCGCTGCTGCGCGAACATTTCGACCTGGAAGACGGCGCCTGGCCGCGCTTCGACATGGTGCTGCTGGGCATGGGCGAGGACGGGCACACCGCCTCGCTGTTCCCCGACGGGACGGGCCTTGCCGAGCGCACGCGCCTGGTCATCGACCAGTACGTGCTGGCCACCAAGAGCGACCGGCTTACCCTGACCCTGCCGGTGCTGAACAACGCCCGCTGTTGCGTGTTCCTTGTTTCCGGCAGGGAAAAGCACCCCGTGCTGGCGCGGGCGCTGGACCTGCTGGCGGAACCCACCCTGCCCGCGCAATTCGTGAAGCCCGCCAATGGGGACCTGGTGTGGATCGTGGATGAGGGCGCGGCCAAGGGGTAA
- a CDS encoding OsmC family protein: protein MTMKFIDVAFNGGMKIDAILHPPVTPAGPDTPAPASTVIRTDQPVKDGGEGTAPTPFELFLASLATCAGVYAQRFCEARKISTEGLGIRVGCEFAPKGFQVTRMTFVVTPPQGFPDEYRDALVRAVELCAVKKHIMTPPAFEVVLA, encoded by the coding sequence ATGACCATGAAGTTCATCGACGTCGCCTTCAACGGCGGCATGAAGATCGACGCCATACTCCACCCCCCCGTCACCCCCGCCGGGCCGGACACCCCCGCCCCCGCTTCCACCGTCATCCGCACCGACCAGCCGGTGAAGGACGGCGGTGAAGGCACCGCCCCCACCCCGTTCGAACTGTTTCTGGCTTCGCTGGCCACCTGCGCGGGCGTGTACGCCCAGCGCTTCTGCGAGGCCCGCAAGATATCCACGGAAGGGCTGGGCATCCGCGTGGGCTGCGAATTCGCGCCCAAGGGCTTTCAGGTCACCCGCATGACCTTCGTGGTCACGCCGCCGCAGGGCTTTCCGGATGAATACCGCGATGCGCTGGTGCGCGCCGTGGAACTGTGCGCCGTAAAGAAGCACATCATGACGCCGCCTGCGTTTGAAGTGGTGCTGGCATAA
- a CDS encoding N-acyl homoserine lactonase family protein, with amino-acid sequence MKYRIHPIVMGSKVFDKGMMTYQHDYGTPYTIPIYTWYIEGGDKRILVDTGELNPIVSPDREAALGGKIYTFEAGLAKFGLTPADIDVVIHTHLHNDHCENDYKCENAEIWVHEKELESIHDPHPLDFRYLEDYIADVEDNGQLRVITEEEREILPGIRVVHTPVHTEGGLTVFVDTEQGTAAITGFCIIDENMNPPAAIRGMEMEVIPPGTCINPKQGYDIMLKVKEAADIVLPLHEPRFARMETIG; translated from the coding sequence ATGAAGTACCGCATCCACCCCATCGTCATGGGTTCCAAGGTGTTCGACAAGGGCATGATGACCTACCAGCACGACTACGGCACGCCCTACACCATCCCCATCTACACCTGGTACATCGAGGGCGGCGACAAGCGCATCCTGGTGGACACCGGCGAACTGAACCCCATCGTCTCGCCCGACCGCGAGGCGGCCCTGGGCGGCAAGATTTATACCTTCGAGGCGGGGCTGGCCAAATTCGGCCTCACCCCGGCGGACATCGACGTGGTCATCCACACCCATCTGCACAACGACCACTGCGAAAACGACTACAAGTGCGAAAACGCGGAAATCTGGGTGCACGAAAAGGAACTGGAGTCCATCCACGACCCGCATCCGCTGGATTTCCGCTACCTTGAAGACTACATCGCCGATGTCGAGGACAACGGCCAGTTGCGCGTGATTACCGAAGAAGAGCGCGAAATCCTGCCCGGCATCCGCGTGGTGCACACCCCGGTGCATACCGAGGGTGGCCTGACCGTGTTCGTGGATACGGAACAGGGCACCGCCGCCATCACCGGGTTCTGCATCATCGACGAGAACATGAATCCGCCCGCCGCCATCCGGGGCATGGAGATGGAGGTCATTCCCCCCGGCACCTGCATCAACCCCAAGCAGGGCTACGACATCATGCTCAAGGTGAAGGAGGCGGCGGACATCGTCCTTCCGCTGCACGAACCGCGCTTTGCCCGCATGGAGACCATCGGCTGA
- a CDS encoding methyl-accepting chemotaxis protein encodes MSLTIRSKLIIAFLLSIVVAIGSVSAVVSIEIRRASLRDFEDSSGAQLERVNDFVTTFFEAAQRNVVYMASLPRVVDAKGQVASYADTKQDNKLYHASLTQEEQALAKVFTLMGKANNWYDEIFIGYQDGGFLSHIDGSGVPAGYDPRKRPWYKEAMAHSGNTLISKAYLSTTGYPVASVMSKVRTGSGDIVGIMGVDINLSTLTKVTSNLRIGKTGYVMLLEDTSVILSDPKHEKFGFKKAEDTGVPALAQIMRMQRGTFESSMDGTDKLVTVFTGYQGWKLVAVIDKAEVYAQSTSVVNYILMVGAGIAMALMVVAWLLARSVANPVQMLVAASGRVAAGEFDALPEARHFSGELLDLHGSLRAMVGNLGELLATGKTKTAEAEEQTRKAETALREAEQARLRGEQARKEGIRHTAERLEGIVANVRNASHELAGQVDEARSGAEVQRARTAEAATAMEQMNASVLEVAANASRAAESAESARAQAEAGGAIVRDVVDSIRKVDEFAREMSTGLGDLGKRAEGIGNIMTVITDIADQTNLLALNAAIEAARAGDAGRGFAVVADEVRKLAEKTMQATKEVGDAITAIQRGTQDNITGMSHAAEVVQRSTDLASRAGEALARIVSIVESTADQVRSIATASEQQSAASEQINRGTDEVNRIASEMAEAMAQSTREVGELARLSSELQDVIRELKEDS; translated from the coding sequence ATGTCTCTGACCATCCGCAGCAAACTGATCATCGCCTTTCTCCTGTCCATCGTCGTCGCCATCGGCAGCGTTTCCGCCGTGGTGTCCATCGAAATCCGGCGCGCCTCGCTGCGCGACTTCGAAGACTCGTCCGGCGCCCAACTGGAGCGGGTGAACGACTTCGTCACCACCTTCTTCGAGGCGGCCCAGCGCAACGTGGTCTACATGGCTTCGCTGCCCCGCGTGGTTGACGCCAAGGGCCAGGTGGCCTCTTACGCCGACACCAAACAGGACAACAAGCTGTACCACGCCTCGCTCACGCAGGAGGAGCAGGCGCTGGCCAAGGTGTTCACCCTGATGGGCAAGGCCAACAACTGGTACGATGAAATCTTCATCGGCTATCAGGACGGCGGCTTTCTCAGCCACATCGACGGTTCCGGCGTGCCCGCGGGCTACGACCCGCGCAAGCGCCCGTGGTACAAGGAGGCCATGGCCCACTCGGGCAACACGCTGATCAGCAAGGCCTACCTGTCCACCACCGGATATCCCGTGGCCAGCGTCATGAGCAAGGTGCGCACGGGCTCGGGCGACATCGTGGGCATCATGGGCGTGGACATCAACCTTTCCACCCTGACCAAGGTTACCTCCAACCTGCGCATCGGCAAGACCGGCTACGTCATGCTGCTGGAGGACACCTCGGTCATCCTGTCCGACCCGAAGCACGAAAAGTTCGGTTTCAAGAAAGCCGAAGACACCGGCGTGCCCGCGCTTGCCCAGATCATGAGGATGCAGCGCGGCACCTTCGAGTCGTCCATGGACGGCACGGACAAGCTGGTCACCGTGTTCACCGGCTACCAGGGCTGGAAGCTGGTGGCCGTCATCGACAAGGCAGAGGTGTACGCCCAGTCGACCAGCGTGGTGAACTATATTCTGATGGTGGGCGCGGGCATTGCCATGGCCCTGATGGTGGTGGCCTGGCTGCTGGCCCGTTCCGTGGCCAACCCGGTGCAGATGCTGGTGGCCGCGTCCGGTCGCGTGGCGGCGGGCGAATTCGACGCCCTGCCCGAAGCGCGCCACTTCTCGGGCGAACTGTTGGACCTGCACGGCAGCCTGCGCGCCATGGTGGGCAACCTGGGCGAACTGCTGGCCACGGGCAAGACCAAGACCGCCGAGGCGGAAGAGCAGACCCGCAAGGCGGAAACCGCCCTGCGCGAGGCCGAACAGGCCCGCCTGCGCGGCGAACAGGCTCGCAAGGAAGGCATCCGCCACACGGCGGAACGGCTGGAAGGCATCGTGGCCAACGTGCGCAACGCCTCGCACGAACTGGCCGGGCAGGTGGACGAAGCCCGGTCCGGCGCAGAGGTGCAGCGCGCCCGCACGGCGGAAGCCGCCACCGCCATGGAACAGATGAACGCCAGCGTGCTTGAGGTGGCGGCCAACGCCTCTCGCGCGGCGGAAAGCGCCGAAAGCGCCAGGGCACAGGCCGAGGCGGGCGGGGCCATCGTGCGCGACGTGGTGGACAGCATCCGCAAGGTGGACGAGTTCGCCCGCGAGATGAGCACCGGCCTCGGCGACCTGGGCAAGCGGGCCGAGGGCATCGGCAACATCATGACCGTGATCACCGACATTGCCGACCAGACCAACCTGCTGGCCCTGAACGCGGCCATCGAGGCGGCCCGCGCCGGTGACGCCGGGCGCGGCTTCGCCGTGGTGGCCGACGAGGTGCGCAAGCTGGCCGAAAAGACCATGCAGGCCACCAAGGAAGTGGGCGACGCCATCACCGCCATCCAGCGCGGCACGCAGGACAACATCACCGGCATGAGCCACGCGGCGGAAGTGGTGCAGCGCAGCACCGACCTGGCCTCACGGGCGGGCGAGGCGCTGGCGCGCATCGTGTCCATCGTGGAATCCACCGCCGACCAGGTGCGCTCCATAGCCACGGCGTCGGAACAGCAGTCCGCCGCGTCCGAGCAGATCAACAGGGGCACCGACGAGGTGAACCGCATCGCCTCCGAAATGGCCGAGGCCATGGCCCAGTCCACCCGCGAAGTGGGCGAGTTGGCCCGGCTCTCATCGGAATTGCAGGACGTCATCCGCGAACTGAAGGAAGACAGCTAG
- a CDS encoding YhcH/YjgK/YiaL family protein — MIIGTLDTWMRYDLGPAWRAAFAFLANLTPDAATGRHPVPCVDAPEGSVYVEVGRYDTRPEGSGRLEAHRRHIDIQYVLSGMEWLDWTPLPGLAALGPYADDRDVRFFSVTGHPCTRVLLQPGTFAALFPEDAHMPGIAVQGGPAAMVKAVAKVRVDALAVAGIPPCGLDG; from the coding sequence ATGATCATCGGCACGCTGGACACGTGGATGCGTTACGACCTTGGCCCGGCATGGCGGGCGGCCTTCGCCTTTCTGGCCAACCTGACGCCCGATGCGGCCACTGGCCGCCATCCCGTGCCTTGCGTGGATGCGCCGGAAGGCAGCGTGTACGTGGAAGTGGGGCGCTACGATACCAGGCCGGAAGGCAGCGGGCGGCTGGAAGCCCACCGCAGGCATATTGACATCCAGTACGTTCTTTCGGGTATGGAATGGTTGGACTGGACGCCACTGCCCGGACTGGCTGCCCTGGGTCCGTACGCCGACGACAGGGACGTGCGCTTTTTTTCCGTGACGGGGCACCCCTGCACCCGCGTGCTGCTGCAACCCGGCACCTTTGCGGCGCTGTTTCCGGAGGATGCGCACATGCCGGGCATTGCCGTGCAGGGCGGCCCTGCTGCCATGGTCAAGGCGGTGGCCAAGGTGCGCGTGGACGCTCTGGCGGTGGCGGGCATCCCCCCGTGCGGGCTGGACGGGTAG
- a CDS encoding TraR/DksA family transcriptional regulator: MDIFDQAQELERLEREAALSRARNASAQGREGPEWIDGVACCRECGEPIPPARLAAVPGVGLCKACQEEMEGGS; the protein is encoded by the coding sequence ATGGACATTTTCGATCAGGCCCAGGAACTGGAGCGGCTGGAACGCGAAGCCGCCTTGTCCCGTGCGCGGAACGCCTCCGCGCAGGGGCGCGAGGGGCCCGAATGGATCGACGGCGTTGCCTGCTGCCGCGAGTGCGGCGAACCCATCCCCCCCGCCCGGCTGGCCGCCGTGCCGGGAGTGGGTTTGTGCAAGGCCTGCCAGGAAGAGATGGAGGGGGGCAGCTAG
- a CDS encoding cupin domain-containing protein, which yields MEIRRAGSQASAVGMAERYTGPVRVDPLVAEPYDPSRVTATVVTFEPGARTVWHRHPLGQMLFVTAGCGLVQRRGGPVEEIRPGDTVWIMAGEEHWHGARPDTAMAHVAVQEQLDGSTAEWLEMVPEDVYRAGR from the coding sequence ATGGAGATCAGGCGGGCAGGATCGCAGGCGTCGGCGGTGGGGATGGCCGAACGGTACACCGGTCCGGTGCGCGTGGACCCGTTGGTGGCCGAGCCGTACGACCCGTCGCGGGTTACCGCAACGGTGGTCACCTTTGAACCGGGGGCGCGCACGGTGTGGCACCGCCATCCCCTGGGCCAGATGCTGTTCGTCACCGCCGGATGCGGCCTTGTGCAGCGCCGGGGCGGACCGGTGGAGGAAATCCGCCCGGGGGACACGGTATGGATCATGGCCGGTGAAGAGCACTGGCATGGCGCCCGGCCCGATACGGCCATGGCTCATGTGGCCGTGCAGGAACAGCTGGACGGCAGCACCGCGGAATGGCTGGAAATGGTGCCGGAAGACGTTTACCGGGCCGGGCGCTGA
- a CDS encoding inorganic phosphate transporter translates to MLEIPVLLVVIVIVALIFDFTNGAHDCANAIATVVSTKVLSPRTAVAMAAVLNLFGAMLGEEVAHTLGQGIVNTNMVAGSQTLVLAALIGAIAWNLITWYYGLPSSSSHALIGGLMGAAITHAGFSTLNAMSIVKKILLPLVLSPLAGFAVSYACMMLLMLLFWRTNRRTVTRSFEKLQIVSSAFMATSHGLNDAQKTMGVITLALFLFHQIDTIHVPLWVKLSCALAMAMGTALGGWKIVKTMGHKIFKLEPVHGFAAETSAAVVITGASLMGAPISTTHTITACVFGVGATKRLSAVRWGIAGNLVVAWILTIPAAATMASISFLILELLGIAD, encoded by the coding sequence ATGCTTGAGATACCGGTGCTGCTCGTCGTCATCGTCATCGTCGCGCTGATCTTCGACTTCACCAACGGGGCGCACGACTGCGCCAACGCCATTGCCACCGTGGTCTCCACCAAGGTGCTTTCCCCGCGCACCGCCGTGGCCATGGCCGCCGTGCTGAACCTTTTCGGCGCCATGCTGGGCGAAGAGGTGGCGCACACCCTGGGCCAGGGCATCGTGAACACCAACATGGTCGCGGGCAGCCAGACCCTGGTGCTGGCCGCGCTCATCGGGGCCATCGCCTGGAACCTGATCACCTGGTACTACGGCCTGCCTTCCTCGTCGTCGCACGCGCTCATCGGGGGGCTGATGGGGGCTGCCATCACCCACGCGGGGTTCAGCACGCTGAACGCCATGTCCATCGTCAAGAAGATCCTGCTGCCGCTGGTGCTCTCGCCCCTGGCGGGCTTTGCCGTCAGCTACGCGTGCATGATGCTGCTGATGCTGCTGTTCTGGCGCACCAACCGGCGCACGGTGACGCGGTCGTTCGAAAAATTGCAGATCGTCTCTTCCGCGTTCATGGCCACCAGCCATGGCCTCAACGACGCGCAAAAGACCATGGGCGTCATCACCCTGGCCCTGTTCCTGTTCCATCAGATAGACACCATCCACGTGCCGTTGTGGGTCAAGCTGTCGTGCGCGCTGGCCATGGCCATGGGCACCGCCCTTGGCGGGTGGAAGATCGTGAAGACCATGGGCCACAAGATATTCAAGCTGGAGCCGGTGCACGGCTTCGCGGCGGAAACGTCCGCCGCCGTGGTCATCACCGGGGCTTCGCTGATGGGCGCGCCCATTTCCACCACCCACACCATCACCGCCTGCGTGTTCGGCGTGGGGGCCACCAAGCGCCTGTCCGCCGTGCGCTGGGGCATTGCGGGCAACCTGGTGGTGGCGTGGATTCTCACCATTCCCGCCGCCGCCACCATGGCTTCCATCAGCTTTCTGATTCTGGAACTGCTGGGCATCGCCGACTAG
- a CDS encoding DUF47 domain-containing protein → MALNLFPKTVRFFELLSRQNAMLVEAADLLTRILEDFGKVDDACKRVNLVEVEADELCREISRQLSLTFITPIDREDIYRLNLAQEDSINLIKGIATRARLYGFTYIRFPARKMVRNLREMCAVTGEMICCLKDKTDVAAQVKQLKAIKGECEMLLGTGLAELHDTENLDMRAVVDIMKWTQVYDRIELAVERLDDLADAIEEVVLKNA, encoded by the coding sequence ATGGCCTTGAACCTGTTCCCCAAGACCGTCCGCTTCTTTGAACTGCTAAGCCGCCAGAATGCCATGCTGGTGGAAGCGGCCGACTTGCTCACCCGCATCCTTGAGGATTTCGGCAAGGTCGACGACGCCTGCAAGCGCGTGAACCTGGTCGAGGTGGAGGCCGACGAACTGTGCCGCGAAATCTCGCGCCAGCTTTCGCTCACCTTCATCACCCCCATCGACCGCGAGGACATCTACCGCCTGAACCTGGCGCAGGAAGACTCCATCAACCTCATCAAGGGCATTGCCACCCGCGCGCGGCTGTACGGGTTCACCTACATCCGCTTCCCTGCCCGCAAGATGGTCCGCAACCTGCGCGAGATGTGCGCCGTCACCGGCGAGATGATCTGTTGCCTGAAGGACAAGACCGACGTTGCCGCGCAGGTCAAGCAGCTGAAGGCCATCAAGGGCGAATGCGAGATGCTGCTGGGCACCGGCCTTGCCGAACTGCACGACACCGAAAATCTCGACATGCGCGCCGTGGTGGACATCATGAAGTGGACCCAGGTGTACGACCGCATCGAGTTGGCCGTGGAGCGCCTGGACGATCTCGCGGACGCCATCGAGGAAGTGGTGCTGAAGAATGCTTGA
- a CDS encoding 4Fe-4S dicluster domain-containing protein produces the protein MTNSLMRYVVFAEADKCKACKKCELACIASHNNMTIKEAVKKRNLFQPRVHVIKTDSVKMPVQCRQCADAPCARVCPTDALVQEDGVVVMRQQYCAACQLCVMACPYGAIELSFIGLPEEGADAARPAQHRREVAVRCDVCADWRAKEGKDQGACVEACPVKALHMVTLDEYRAMQR, from the coding sequence ATGACCAATTCGCTCATGCGGTACGTCGTCTTCGCTGAAGCAGACAAGTGCAAGGCCTGCAAGAAGTGCGAACTTGCCTGCATCGCCTCGCACAACAACATGACCATCAAGGAAGCAGTGAAGAAGCGCAATCTCTTCCAGCCCCGCGTGCACGTCATCAAGACCGACAGCGTCAAGATGCCCGTGCAGTGCCGCCAGTGCGCCGATGCGCCCTGCGCCCGCGTGTGCCCCACCGACGCGCTGGTGCAGGAAGACGGCGTGGTGGTGATGCGCCAGCAGTACTGCGCCGCCTGCCAGCTGTGCGTCATGGCCTGCCCGTACGGCGCCATCGAGCTGTCCTTCATCGGCCTGCCCGAAGAAGGCGCCGATGCCGCCCGGCCCGCCCAGCACCGCCGTGAAGTGGCCGTGCGCTGCGACGTGTGCGCCGACTGGCGCGCCAAGGAAGGCAAGGACCAGGGCGCCTGCGTGGAGGCCTGCCCGGTCAAGGCGCTGCACATGGTCACTCTGGACGAATACCGCGCCATGCAGCGCTAG
- the hypA gene encoding hydrogenase maturation nickel metallochaperone HypA, whose product MHESSIVEGILRIVSDEAARHGAPRISRVNLAVGLLACVEPRTLTACFELLAEGTPAEGAPLDVQLLPLRGVCLACGDVETRKRKFSCPSCGDDAVHWIGGRELYIASIEVPGPDATDLPAAAQTTEG is encoded by the coding sequence ATGCACGAATCCTCCATCGTCGAAGGCATCCTGCGCATCGTCTCTGACGAGGCGGCGCGACACGGCGCACCCCGCATCAGCCGGGTGAACCTTGCCGTGGGCCTTCTGGCGTGCGTCGAGCCGCGCACCCTGACCGCCTGTTTCGAACTGCTGGCCGAAGGGACGCCCGCCGAGGGCGCGCCGCTGGACGTGCAACTGCTGCCCCTGCGCGGCGTATGCCTGGCCTGCGGCGACGTGGAAACCCGGAAGCGGAAATTCTCCTGCCCTTCGTGCGGCGACGACGCCGTGCACTGGATTGGCGGCAGGGAACTGTACATCGCAAGCATAGAAGTGCCCGGCCCGGATGCCACCGACCTTCCGGCAGCGGCGCAAACCACGGAAGGATAG
- a CDS encoding nickel-dependent hydrogenase large subunit: protein MDDHVNTDPRAGFTLPVGPLHVALEEPMYFRVSVEGETVKRVDITAGHVHRGMEALALRRNLFQNIVLTERVCSLCSNSHPFTYCMAVENLAGIVVPERARYLRSMAEEIKRIASHLFNVAILAHIIGFKSLFMHVMEVREIMQDIKETVYGNRMDLAANCIGGVKYNVDADLLTFLTRNLDRVQKHVEEIYNIYRNDPMVRGRTVGVGLLSPEDAVEYAVVGPVARGSGLAVDIRKDVPHAAYSRLAFDVITETGCDVHSRALVRLREALESISLVRQCARDLPGGELVARLPEIPAGEAVARSEAPRGELIYFLRTDGTDVPNRLKWRVPSYMNWDALGVMMHDCKVSDVPLIVNSIDPCISCTER from the coding sequence ATGGACGACCACGTGAACACCGACCCGCGCGCCGGCTTCACCCTGCCCGTGGGCCCGCTGCACGTGGCCCTGGAAGAACCCATGTACTTCCGCGTGAGCGTGGAAGGCGAAACCGTGAAGCGCGTGGACATCACCGCCGGGCACGTGCACCGGGGCATGGAGGCGCTGGCCCTGCGGCGCAACCTGTTCCAGAACATCGTGCTCACCGAGCGGGTGTGCTCGCTGTGCTCCAACAGCCACCCCTTCACCTACTGCATGGCGGTGGAAAACCTGGCGGGCATCGTGGTGCCCGAACGGGCCCGCTACCTGCGCTCCATGGCCGAAGAGATCAAGCGCATCGCCTCGCACCTGTTCAACGTGGCCATTCTCGCGCACATCATCGGCTTCAAGTCGCTGTTCATGCACGTGATGGAAGTGCGCGAGATCATGCAGGACATCAAGGAGACGGTGTACGGCAACCGCATGGACCTCGCCGCCAACTGCATCGGCGGCGTGAAGTACAACGTGGACGCCGACCTGCTCACCTTCCTGACCCGCAACCTGGACCGCGTGCAGAAGCACGTGGAAGAGATCTACAACATCTACCGCAACGACCCCATGGTGCGCGGGCGTACCGTGGGCGTGGGCCTGCTGTCGCCCGAAGACGCGGTGGAATACGCCGTGGTGGGCCCCGTGGCGCGCGGCAGCGGCCTTGCCGTGGACATCCGCAAGGATGTGCCCCACGCCGCATACTCCCGCCTTGCCTTCGACGTGATTACCGAAACCGGCTGCGACGTGCATTCGCGCGCCCTGGTGCGCCTGCGCGAGGCGCTGGAATCCATCAGCCTTGTGCGCCAGTGCGCCCGCGACCTGCCCGGCGGCGAACTGGTGGCCCGGCTGCCGGAAATTCCGGCGGGCGAGGCCGTGGCCCGCAGCGAGGCCCCGCGCGGCGAACTGATCTACTTCCTGCGCACCGACGGCACCGACGTGCCCAACCGCCTGAAGTGGCGCGTGCCCTCGTACATGAACTGGGACGCGCTGGGCGTGATGATGCACGACTGCAAGGTTTCGGACGTGCCGCTCATCGTCAACTCCATCGACCCGTGCATATCGTGCACGGAACGATAG
- a CDS encoding NADH-quinone oxidoreductase subunit C: MLTRPAQLQAKALLDQRLPDAAGADISWTEDAHGNIYGWIMLDNAPRLAELAPAMSRCRLRLCTMTAYDPERDPANPQRAIAYHFDLDGLTLTVTAPLDMPEADENGDVTGKPEVPSITPWFRNADWNEREFMEMYDIAVTGHPNPRRLFLDERLDAGIMGQMIPLSTMMNGASTQDLWERIMSAKLPEGTTVATGAPVGAIATVTDEEAQA; encoded by the coding sequence ATGCTGACACGCCCCGCGCAACTGCAGGCTAAGGCACTGCTGGACCAGCGGCTGCCCGACGCCGCAGGCGCAGACATATCCTGGACCGAGGACGCCCACGGCAACATCTACGGCTGGATCATGCTGGACAACGCCCCGCGCCTTGCGGAACTGGCCCCGGCCATGTCCCGCTGCCGCCTGCGCCTGTGCACCATGACCGCCTACGATCCGGAGCGCGACCCGGCCAACCCGCAGCGCGCCATCGCCTACCACTTCGACCTGGACGGCCTGACCCTTACCGTCACCGCGCCGCTGGACATGCCCGAAGCGGATGAAAACGGCGACGTGACCGGCAAGCCGGAAGTGCCCTCCATCACCCCGTGGTTCCGCAACGCCGACTGGAACGAGCGTGAATTCATGGAGATGTACGACATCGCGGTCACCGGCCACCCCAACCCCAGACGGCTGTTCCTGGACGAGCGGCTGGACGCGGGCATCATGGGCCAGATGATTCCCCTTTCCACCATGATGAACGGTGCCTCCACGCAAGACCTGTGGGAGCGCATCATGTCGGCGAAGCTGCCCGAGGGCACCACCGTCGCCACCGGCGCCCCCGTCGGCGCCATCGCCACCGTCACCGACGAGGAGGCACAGGCATGA